The Thermosynechococcus sp. genome has a segment encoding these proteins:
- a CDS encoding Gfo/Idh/MocA family protein, with translation MSSTFRPQPEPLRIGVIGVGNMGQHHTRVLSLLKDVELVGISDVNLERGIDTASKYRVKFFENYVDLLPHVEAVCIAVPTRLHHEVGITCLRHGVHVLVEKPIAASISEAESLVNAAAECQCILQVGHIERFNPAFQELSKVLRTEEILALEADRMSPYSDRANDVSVVLDLMIHDIDLLLELTNSPVVRLTAAGSRSANSGYLDYVTATLGFANGIIATLTASKVTHRKQRRIAAHCRNSLTEADFLKNEILIHRKTTASCSADHGQVLYRQDGLIEKVYTSNIEPLHAELEHFVNCVRGGQPPSVGGEQALKALRLASLIEQLALDGHSWGQLDASLAPLMR, from the coding sequence ATGAGTTCTACCTTCCGTCCCCAGCCCGAACCACTGCGCATTGGCGTCATCGGTGTTGGCAACATGGGTCAGCACCACACCCGTGTCTTGAGTTTACTCAAAGATGTCGAACTTGTGGGCATCTCTGATGTCAATCTAGAGCGGGGCATTGACACGGCTAGCAAATATCGGGTCAAATTCTTTGAAAACTATGTGGATTTACTGCCCCACGTTGAGGCGGTCTGTATTGCCGTGCCCACCCGGCTCCATCATGAGGTGGGGATTACCTGCCTGCGCCATGGGGTTCACGTCTTGGTGGAAAAACCGATTGCCGCCAGTATTAGCGAAGCAGAGTCCCTTGTTAACGCGGCAGCGGAGTGCCAATGCATCCTCCAAGTTGGCCATATTGAGCGATTTAACCCTGCCTTTCAAGAGCTGAGCAAAGTCCTGCGCACCGAGGAAATCCTTGCCCTTGAGGCAGATCGCATGAGTCCCTACTCCGATCGCGCCAATGATGTTTCAGTGGTTCTCGACTTAATGATCCACGACATTGATCTGTTATTGGAACTCACTAATTCACCTGTGGTGCGCCTGACGGCCGCCGGCAGTCGCTCTGCCAACTCCGGGTATCTAGACTACGTGACGGCCACCTTGGGCTTTGCCAACGGTATTATTGCCACTCTCACGGCCAGTAAAGTCACCCACCGCAAGCAACGGCGCATTGCTGCCCACTGCAGAAATTCCCTCACAGAGGCAGATTTCCTCAAAAACGAGATTCTCATTCACCGCAAAACCACCGCCTCCTGCAGTGCCGATCATGGCCAAGTCCTTTACCGCCAAGATGGCCTAATTGAGAAGGTCTATACGAGTAACATTGAACCTCTCCATGCGGAGCTGGAGCACTTTGTCAACTGCGTTCGTGGCGGTCAACCCCCGTCGGTGGGTGGGGAACAGGCCCTCAAAGCATTGCGCTTGGCCAGTCTCATCGAGCAGTTAGCCCTTGATGGCCACAGTTGGGGACAGTTAGATGCCTCCTTGGCGCCCCTCATGCGTTAA
- the queC gene encoding 7-cyano-7-deazaguanine synthase QueC, with product MVTTQKAVVLLSGGLDSSTVLFRAKALGYACYALSFDYGQRHRREVEAAIAIATAAGVVEHQILPLNLRLWGGSALTDLSIDLPRDRDLATLGQEIPLTYVPARNTIFLSVALAYAEALGAQTVHIGVNALDYSGYPDCRPDYIAAMREVYRLGTKQGREGQPIEIATPLIELHKKDIIRLGNEYGVPWEKTWSCYAEGERACGRCDACRLRLAAFAELGLVDPLPYAVHPPL from the coding sequence ATGGTGACGACACAAAAGGCCGTCGTGTTGCTCTCAGGGGGCTTAGACTCCAGCACCGTATTATTTCGTGCCAAGGCACTGGGGTATGCTTGCTATGCCCTCTCCTTTGACTATGGGCAGCGCCATCGGCGGGAAGTAGAAGCAGCGATTGCCATTGCCACCGCTGCTGGGGTTGTTGAGCATCAAATCCTCCCCCTGAATTTGCGCCTATGGGGGGGGTCGGCTCTGACAGACTTGAGCATTGACCTGCCCCGCGATCGCGATCTGGCCACCCTGGGCCAAGAGATTCCCCTCACCTATGTTCCCGCCCGCAATACGATTTTTTTGAGTGTCGCCCTCGCCTATGCCGAAGCCCTGGGGGCACAAACCGTTCATATTGGCGTTAATGCCCTCGATTACTCTGGCTATCCCGACTGTCGCCCTGACTATATTGCTGCGATGCGGGAGGTCTATCGCCTTGGGACCAAACAGGGGCGTGAAGGCCAGCCCATTGAAATTGCCACCCCTCTCATTGAACTTCACAAAAAAGACATCATTCGTCTGGGTAACGAATATGGCGTGCCGTGGGAAAAAACCTGGTCGTGCTATGCCGAAGGGGAGCGCGCCTGTGGCCGCTGTGACGCCTGTCGGCTGCGTTTAGCGGCCTTTGCCGAACTAGGTTTAGTAGATCCTTTGCCCTACGCGGTTCACCCCCCGCTGTAG